A region of Granulicella sibirica DNA encodes the following proteins:
- a CDS encoding toll/interleukin-1 receptor domain-containing protein: MIEANVPAPKVFLSHASEDKQRFVIPFATSLRMKGVDVWLDKWEILPGDSLVDKLFEEGLKEAEAVLIVISAVSVTKPWVRQELNTAIVNRITRQTKVIPIVLDKAEVPEALRSLVWEPIPNLNDYGDQLDRIVAAIFGRRDKPALGKSPDYLKERPIPGLHPSDIRVLRLIYEDAIERNRPIWSPEQFSLKLEDMSRESFLDSLEILEQQGYIKIKRLMGGLPRGIGVIQPTLNGFMVFARANMPQIEEIIRKVALVILNEGLESASEVTETTQIAPFVVDNLLDLFASRNWLKVSNTLSDKHVYSVSPSMKRALA; encoded by the coding sequence ATGATCGAGGCTAATGTGCCAGCACCGAAGGTGTTTCTCAGCCACGCGAGCGAAGATAAACAGCGATTCGTAATCCCCTTTGCGACTTCTCTACGTATGAAGGGAGTCGATGTCTGGCTCGACAAATGGGAGATACTGCCGGGAGATAGTTTGGTCGATAAGCTTTTCGAGGAAGGCCTTAAGGAAGCCGAAGCGGTCCTGATTGTGATCTCCGCGGTAAGTGTCACCAAACCATGGGTGCGGCAAGAACTTAATACGGCCATTGTTAATCGAATCACGCGTCAGACCAAGGTCATACCGATCGTCTTGGACAAAGCAGAGGTTCCAGAAGCGTTGCGCTCTCTCGTTTGGGAGCCCATTCCAAACTTGAATGATTACGGAGACCAACTGGATCGAATTGTGGCAGCCATCTTTGGCCGTCGTGACAAACCGGCCCTAGGAAAATCTCCGGACTACCTGAAAGAGCGGCCGATTCCCGGCCTTCATCCCTCCGACATCCGGGTCCTGCGGTTGATCTACGAAGATGCCATTGAACGAAACCGCCCGATTTGGAGCCCGGAACAGTTTTCGTTGAAGCTGGAGGATATGTCCCGGGAGTCATTCCTTGACTCGCTGGAAATTTTGGAACAGCAGGGATACATCAAGATCAAACGATTGATGGGCGGCTTGCCGCGAGGAATAGGAGTCATCCAGCCAACGTTGAACGGCTTTATGGTTTTCGCGAGAGCGAACATGCCTCAGATCGAAGAAATCATTCGTAAGGTCGCCTTAGTGATCCTCAATGAAGGTCTGGAATCTGCTTCAGAGGTCACGGAAACGACACAGATAGCTCCATTTGTTGTGGACAATCTGCTTGACTTGTTCGCTTCACGCAACTGGTTGAAAGTTTCCAATACGCTGTCGGATAAACATGTCTACAGCGTTTCCCCGAGCATGAAGCGTGCGCTTGCTTAA
- a CDS encoding nucleotidyl transferase AbiEii/AbiGii toxin family protein produces MKLFEHPDFAQAILRAAEHFAAQGLRPAIIEKDYYVTEVLRIIAAAAGDQIIFKGGTSLSKGWNLIQRFSEDIDIFLDPLTFEPALTKRGIDRELKRLRDAVAAHPALEFLPEESQTIGGFGRNDRFSYEQLYGGRGEVANRVLLEAGAASGRQPTAHVELRSYLSRFLTETGVTLAAEDEGSFPMRLLHFRRTFVEKMFAIHSKVEMLKRDGRPLGTYARHYYDLFQLSQQPEVMDMLQSTEYEEIKEDYDLISRTHFPGSYFFPDRMSFANSDALFPKQQLLSNIAREYQGQCEVLCFGEYPSWDTVQNRFVELQELL; encoded by the coding sequence GTGAAATTGTTCGAGCATCCCGATTTCGCGCAGGCGATCCTTCGTGCCGCAGAGCATTTCGCGGCTCAGGGATTACGCCCCGCGATCATCGAGAAGGACTACTACGTCACCGAAGTGTTGCGCATCATCGCCGCTGCTGCGGGCGACCAAATCATCTTCAAGGGCGGTACCAGTCTCTCCAAAGGCTGGAACCTGATCCAGCGGTTTTCGGAAGACATCGACATCTTCCTGGACCCACTGACGTTCGAGCCGGCGTTGACAAAACGAGGCATCGACCGGGAATTGAAGAGACTACGCGACGCTGTCGCCGCACATCCCGCATTGGAATTCCTGCCCGAAGAGAGCCAGACCATCGGCGGTTTCGGGCGCAATGATCGCTTCTCCTACGAGCAGCTTTACGGCGGTCGCGGCGAAGTTGCCAACCGTGTGCTACTTGAGGCCGGTGCCGCCAGCGGCCGCCAACCGACCGCCCATGTCGAGCTGCGCTCCTACCTCAGCCGGTTCCTCACGGAAACAGGCGTTACACTCGCAGCTGAAGACGAAGGTTCGTTTCCGATGCGCTTGCTCCACTTTCGGCGAACCTTCGTAGAGAAGATGTTTGCCATTCACAGCAAAGTAGAGATGCTCAAGCGCGACGGACGCCCGCTCGGCACCTACGCCCGGCACTATTACGATCTCTTTCAGCTTTCCCAACAGCCTGAGGTGATGGATATGCTCCAGTCCACCGAATACGAGGAGATCAAAGAGGATTACGACCTCATCAGCCGGACTCATTTTCCGGGCAGCTACTTTTTCCCTGACCGCATGAGCTTTGCCAACAGCGACGCTCTCTTTCCCAAACAGCAGCTCCTCTCCAATATCGCCCGCGAATATCAGGGCCAGTGCGAGGTCCTTTGCTTCGGCGAGTACCCGTCATGGGACACTGTGCAAAATCGGTTCGTCGAGCTACAGGAACTTCTGTAA